Proteins co-encoded in one Lynx canadensis isolate LIC74 chromosome C1, mLynCan4.pri.v2, whole genome shotgun sequence genomic window:
- the LOC115522426 gene encoding titin-like, with protein MAAKRYASRISTSSWPEYFKPSFTQKLTFQYVLEGEPVVFMCKLIAWPTPEMTWFHNNRPIPTGLRRVIKTESDLHHHSSSLEVKSVQHRDSGSYRLLAVNSEGSAESTASLLVMQKGQDEKCLEFLKRAEQTHENMEALAERREDRIKVGLRFTGSPFNKKQDVEQMGLMRTIHFKTVSPGKKTDFLCDEEYLESKPDLREWLNVGESFLDEETKTKLQRLREARKILTEKKKLSLSEMSSEISSRTLRSEASDKDTLLSREEMESRSVSDLAEGRDKVDPSSEGIVPNPHVLSNQMDQNVASGEPPTSFQTTVDEEILQTEIRMSQEAFLRENLQKDHLYGQILVSEETRARKPLEEIMTKTEIGESSRYITVVNKNEEIYETPEKVPQVIMPHASESVGPVINIEENEERDSVRIRKDDLRELQHSISTKVDEFKPEQEENARFYESPFQKHPQRCPPLFLQEIESQEVYEGDSCKFVCHFQGYPPPIVTWYSNDIPIPRNRGYISQTSENYSILTFSSVLPQNEGSVTCVLFNQYGTVKTTGTLKVKAKQGHGVEAHRVPVFHEYTDEEEELALVFDQTKGIHPSLRQKGQTNLHIVTQRLTPHVLPLQM; from the coding sequence ATGGCTGCTAAACGATATGCAAGTAGAATATCTACAAGCTCCTGGCCCGAATATTTCAAGCCTTCTTTTACCCAAAAACTTACATTTCAATATGTTTTAGAGGGCGAACCCGTTGTTTTCATGTGTAAATTAATTGCCTGGCCAACTCCAGAAATGACTTGGTTTCATAACAACCGACCTATCCCAACAGGTCTTCGACGGGTTATAAAAACTGAGAGTGATTTACATCATCACTCTTCCAGCTTAGAGGTTAAAAGTGTCCAGCACAGAGATTCTGGAAGTTATAGATTATTGGCAGTTAATAGTGAAGGGTCCGCTGAATCAACGGCATCATTGCTTGTTATGCAAAAAGGGCAAGATGAGAAATGTTTAGAATTTCTGAAAAGGGCAGAACAGACACATGAGAATATGGAGGCTTTAGctgaaaggagagaagacaggatAAAGGTAGGCCTGAGGTTTACGGGCTCTCCCTTTAACAAAAAACAAGATGTAGAACAAATGGGATTGATGCGAACTATACACTTTAAGACAGTAAGTCCGGGCAAGAAAACTGACTTTCTGTGTGATGaagaatatttagaaagtaaACCTGACCTAAGGGAATGGCTTAATGTAGGTGAAAGCTTCCTGGATGAGGAGACCAAAACGAAGTTGCAACGTTTACGGGAGGCTAGAAAAATCTTAacggagaaaaagaaattatctctTTCAGAAATGTCATCGGAAATCAGCTCGAGAACTCTGAGAAGTGAAGCTAGCGATAAAGACACTCTGCTGTCTAGAGAGGAGATGGAAAGCAGGTCTGTATCTGATCTAGCCGAAGGCAGGGACAAGGTAGATCCTTCAAGCGAGGGTATTGTCCCAAATCCACATGTCCTTTCTAATCAAATGGATCAAAATGTAGCATCTGGAGAACCTCCCACAAGCTTTCAAACTACTGTTGATGAAGAAATTCTCCAGACTGAAATAAGAATGAGCCAAGAGGCATTTCTAAGAGAAAATCTACAGAAAGACCATTTATATGGTCAGATTCTAGTAAGTGAGGAGACCCGAGCAAGAAAACCACTTGAAGAAATTATGACCAAAACTGAAATTGGAGAGTCATCTAGATATATCACTGTTGTAAATAAGAACGAGGAAATCTATGAGACTCCTGAAAAGGTGCCCCAAGTTATTATGCCACATGCCAGTGAATCTGTTGGTCCAGttataaatattgaagaaaatgaagaacgAGATAGTGTGAGAATAAGAAAGGATGATTTGAGAGAATTACAGCACTCTATTTCCACAAAAGTTGATGAATTCAAACCTGAACAAGAAGAAAATGCACGATTTTATGAAAGTCCTTTCCAAAAGCATCCACAACGTTGCCCACCTTTATTTCTTCAAGAAATTGAATCTCAAGAAGTTTATGAAGGGGACAGTTGTAAATTTGTGTGTCACTTTCAAGGATATCCTCCACCCATAGTGACGTGGTACAGCAATGATATACCAATCCCCCGGAACCGAGGCTATATCTCTCAGACCTCGGAAAACTATTCAATATtaactttctcttctgttcttcctCAAAATGAAGGTTCTGTTACCTGTGTGCTGTTTAACCAATATGGAACAGTAAAAACAACTGGCACACTTAAAGTGAAAGCAAAACAAGGGCACGGTGTCGAAGCACATAGAGTCCCTGTGTTTCATGAGTACACGGATGAGGAAGAGGAGCTGGCattggtgtttgaccaaacaaaaGGCATTCATCCATCTTTGAGACAAAAGGGCCAAACAAATCTCCATATTGTTACACAACGACTAACCCCCCACGTCCTCCCTCTGCAGATGTAG